The genome window TTTTGCAGATTGTACGCAGTCGATCCCGCCGTGCCCGCATGTGGAACATGGGGCTGCTGTTCTTAATCTACTACTGCGTCAGCATCTACTCCGCCAAAGGAGACACCAAGGACGGACAGGCCCTGCCTCTGGATGTGGGCGCTCTGGCCGAGGACGCTGGCGATGCCGAGGCCAACGGGGAGGATACTCCAGAGAGAAACACAGAGGGCAGTTCCGTTCTGGACACAACACCGGCGTTTGAGGTACCGTGTCTTAAAGATCCAGGATCACTTAGGACTAACACTTTCTCCGATAGCCTCAGGCGACCACACAATCGACTCCCATTCATGGCGCGGTTCCCACCTGGCGCCCAAAGCGGGACAACTGCACGCCCCCGGCTATCGAGCAGTTTCCACAGCCGCTGATGAACAAGTGGGCGCGACAGCACGGCGGCCTTATCCTCCACATACTGGTGGCAGTCTTCACTTTCTTCgggttggcaatagtttgcgATGAGTACTTTGTGGCCAGTCTGGATCGGCTTTGCGAGGGTGAGTCCCCAGCCAAACAAAAAGTGGCGATAGTTACTGAACATCAACTTTTCGGTAGTGTATTTAGAAAGTCAATCATAGTTTATATCAAatcttttgcattttgaagaagCGTCGTCATTTGTTTTTTACATCGCCAAGAGCATACCACGGTAATAGTTATTGTTATTAGTTTTTGAGCAACCTTTCGATTTCTGTATCACTCGTTATGATCGGACAACTAACTCCAAGCTTTCATTTCTTGGTGTGTGTAATGTATTTGATATGTAGtatgttaaaatattttaccCTTTATAACCGGACCAGCACTGATAGTCACATTTTTGCTGGCGAGGTGTGAATACTGAAATGTTCAACTATTTGTTGCAGCAAAAGGATAGGGTAACCCATAATCGATCGATTATAACATCCGTTACTCGTTTGTTTATTCCATTTCAGAGCTAAAGCTATCGCCAGATGTAGCGGGAGCCACGTTTATGGCTGCCGGAAGCTCGGCTCCTGAGCTGGCCACTGTGGTGATAGGAGTGTTCTTTGCTAAGGACGACATCGGCATCAGCGGGGTCATCGGATCGGCCGTATTTAACATTATGTTCGTGATCTCTGTCTGCGCCCTGTGCTCGGGTACCGTCTGCCAACTGAACTGGTGGCCCCTGGTGCGGGACTGCTTCTTCTACTGTGTTTCTATTCTCGTGATGTTAATAATCATCTTCAACGACGTTATATCATGCGTAAGTTGCTTCACAATCTCAGCCATCGTTACGTCATCtaatcttttttttctttttagtttgAGTCCGTCGTGATGCTCCTCTGCTACGTAGGATACTGCGTGGCCCTCCACTTCAATACGGAGCTGGAACGCTGGGCACTGGGTCTGAATTTGCCCTTCAAGCTACCTAGTAAGGAAGAGCAGTCAGCACTGGTAACCTACAAAAACGTTCCAGAAGGCTCCTACACCCAGGAAAGTGTCCAGACACAGGGACAGAAGGCCACCGATGATAGCGAGACCAGAAGTGCGAAGCCGCAAAGCGACTACCAGAACTACGGCGATCCGAATCCAACATGGGACCCGAACGCCGCATGGGGAGATGAGAGCCAGCCGAATCCAGTGGCCAATCCTCCGCCCGTTGACGACTGGGGAATGGGCCACAGTGGTCAGGAAAACATGGGCTACCACGCCGACCAACCCGAGTCTGTGGTAACAGGCGATGTTCCAGCTGCGGCTGCCAAGAGTGGTGGCCAGGTTGTCTCTACTCAGGCCACCTCGGCTGGAGGCAACGACTACTACAAGTCCACGGACAAGCAGCGAGAGCCGCGCCGCGATCCTCTACTGCGTCCCATGGAAGGAGGGCTGCCAGCTCTGGTTTCCTGGTACGTCGTCTACCCGATCCACTTTCTCTGCAAGAAGACGATGCCGGACTGCCGGCAGGAGCAGTATCGCAACTGGTACCCCTTCACCTTCCTAATGTCGATGGTGTGGATATCGTTCTACTCCTACTTTATGGTGTGGATGATCACCGTGATTGGGTCCACGCTTGCCATCCCGGACACCGTAATGGGTTTGACGTTTGTGGCCGCTGGCGTGTCTGTCCCGGATGCCCTAAGCTCAATAGCCGTTATCAAAGAGGGCTTTGGCGACATGGCCGTGTCGAACGCTATAGGCTCGAATGTCTTTGATATACTAGTGTGCTTAGGTCTTCCCTGGTTCATTCAGACGGCCATCATTAAGCCCGGCTCGCACGTCAACGTAATATCCAAGGGTATGTATCGCTTGCGTGTCCATCTACCCTGTAGTCATCGTCGTGTGTCCGTGTCATGAGAGTCCTAGCCCAAGTAGCAGCGCACCCGTAATACCGTTCAAGTCTAATCCTCAGGTGCTCTTTGCCTCTCCTTTCTGTTTTCCAACCAATTTCGATTTTCAGGACTGGCCTACTCCACACTGTCGCTCTTCTCCACCGTCGTCTTCTTAATTCTGTCGACGCACTTGAACGGATGGAAGCTGGACAAGCGACTCGGCATCATTCTCATGGTCTGGTATCTGTTCTTCATCACACTGGCGTCGCTTTACGAGTTGAATGTCTTCGGCTACATGAACCCACCCGAGTGCCCCAGTTAGTATGCACCACAAGGGGGCGATCTTGAGTTCCTCTAATCGGAAAGTATCATTTCAGGCACCTACTAAGATCCTGACGATCCTGACAGCAGTGGATCTACATTCTCATTGCCAGCACCAAGTTTCGAATACCATATTTACATTTACGTACATGTAGAGTTGTTCTAGGCCGCAGATAAAACCAACCGAAAACACTGGAAAACGCAAAGAAATCGAAAAATTAGGAGTAATATTTACCTAACGTTAATTAGAGGACAAATTTAATACTCAAAACGCGTTTTACATGGATTTTTACATTGCACCAAAAGAATGATAAACCAAAAgacaaatattataaatgtaaatgtatacTATATTTATTAACACGTATTTTAAGGACATATAGGAAAATGAAAACCCATAATGGTGTAATTTCTTTATCATTgataaattttttcaattttcgaTACAATTCTTTTAAAGAACAACGTCTTCTCTTCTCTTCCACCGATTATCATTGCAAAACATGTATAAGATGATTGGATGGAAGAAGGCCAAAATCCAAAATCCGGTTCTCATTTTCACCGACATAAAAAGAGTTTTAAAGTTTCAGAACTTTTAAAAAAGTTTCTCAGTTTTGAAGGAATTACACATgaatatgtaagaaaagaaaagtaaTTGTAAAGAAAAAAGAATACAACTGTAGATAGGAAGACAAATGtatgtaattaaaaacaaagaaCAACCAAAAGTAGCTATTGCAGATAAGGGTTTTAATTAACAACACAATATGGCCCGCACCACAATCAAATAGTTATGTGACTTTAATATACCTTAGTCGTGTTACGTTTATGTATATACTTTTGAATCACATCGCTTTCCTATACGTTGATTACTTGTAGACCCTAATTTTCGAGATCTGGAAATTACTCTCCAGCTAGTTTTAAACCAATACATTTGGAAACAGACCAGATATGCAGAGCTTAGAGCTGAGGAAAAAGAACAACGAATTTTATTTACACTTCGATTACGATATATGTTCTTCAAAGAACTGCGAGcaaatgttaatttttatttaatttgcaatcGATAATTTAACGAAACCACATACAACGTCATAGCTTCTCGATATATAAATTAGCAGTAAAGTGCAAAGACATTAATTACGATGGCAATTATTCGTGtcaatttattattgtaaataATAACCACATATAAATACTTATTAAACAATGGAACACAAATTAAACAAGATCAGGTCAATTGTTCATTCCACACATTCCATGTTCAAAACCAGCCCCTTTAACGGTTCAGTGTATGTGTTCTTCTAAGGATTCGAAATTTTAATTGTAGAGAGGTTTCACATACCAATTCTGGGTAATTAACTGCATTGAAAGCACCATCAGTAGCACATTTTACCAGTTCTTATTGGCTGGTCACGGGAACCAAACTGAATGTTGGTAATAAGACGTATTCTGAGATTACAATAAATAGCTGAGTTAATCCATGTGAAATTATTATTCCGTCAATTCATGGTCCTTGAAGTCTAGTGTAAGGCTAAGCAAGTTTGTTGTTTCAAAAGTTCAATGTAAGGGATCATAGGCATTAAACAGTACGACTTTTTAAGTCACACACCAAGAGTATTTGTTAAGTATGTGTTATTTGTCTATTATAAGACAAGCCAATGCACGCGTTATATGATGTTAGCCGTTTGGCAGTATGTACTTACTTCTTGGCCAACCCAGCTCCTGAATTGGGTCCGAGTCCTGCTGCTTCTCCTCACATTCATCCTCACAAGATATAACGACGTTTGATGCGGAAACAGAATCACACGTTTAGCTAAAAGCAATGTCCGAGACATACAGTATGTATCCAGTATATGCACCCAGTTATCCACATACAACAACCGATACTAGTCATGCTCATGCAGTGGGCGCTGGTATGTGGACGAGCTCAATTCATAGTTAAGTActacatatatagatacatattAATTCTACATATTTATACACAGCGAGGACATACATACAGTTACATAGACAAATACAATTGGAGGTTAAAGGATAATAATGCTTAAAGGCTTTAGTTCGTGCAAACAATCTTCCAGAACCGAGTCAATCCAAAGCTAGGCACAGTGAGCTGTGTtcaaaacaataatattctaACCTTCTTCCTTTAACTTTTAAGTTACCAATTGTTCCTTAGATCCAGCAGCCTAGATAGGGTATCAGAGTCGCCTTGCAAGTTTTAAAATGCAGTTGGAATTCAGCCCAGAAATATCTTGTCCCTATTCCACTTTTATGTTTATAATAGTTACATAACAAGTACTCAATTATTACAAAAAAACAAAGGATATTCCACAAGTGTATATTTCAGTAATGAAAGGGACATTTTTACTCATAATAATCGAAAGAACTATTATTTTCTTTGCCACAATTAGAATTCAAGTTTTCCTTGCTTAATATGTAATagagtaaaa of Drosophila mauritiana strain mau12 chromosome 3R, ASM438214v1, whole genome shotgun sequence contains these proteins:
- the LOC117144079 gene encoding probable sodium/potassium/calcium exchanger CG1090 isoform X1 — protein: MWNMGLLFLIYYCVSIYSAKGDTKDGQALPLDVGALAEDAGDAEANGEDTPERNTEGSSVLDTTPAFEPQATTQSTPIHGAVPTWRPKRDNCTPPAIEQFPQPLMNKWARQHGGLILHILVAVFTFFGLAIVCDEYFVASLDRLCEELKLSPDVAGATFMAAGSSAPELATVVIGVFFAKDDIGISGVIGSAVFNIMFVISVCALCSGTVCQLNWWPLVRDCFFYCVSILVMLIIIFNDVISCFESVVMLLCYVGYCVALHFNTELERWALGLNLPFKLPSKEEQSALVTYKNVPEGSYTQESVQTQGQKATDDSETRSAKPQSDYQNYGDPNPTWDPNAAWGDESQPNPVANPPPVDDWGMGHSGQENMGYHADQPESVVTGDVPAAAAKSGGQVVSTQATSAGGNDYYKSTDKQREPRRDPLLRPMEGGLPALVSWYVVYPIHFLCKKTMPDCRQEQYRNWYPFTFLMSMVWISFYSYFMVWMITVIGSTLAIPDTVMGLTFVAAGVSVPDALSSIAVIKEGFGDMAVSNAIGSNVFDILVCLGLPWFIQTAIIKPGSHVNVISKGLAYSTLSLFSTVVFLILSTHLNGWKLDKRLGIILMVWYLFFITLASLYELNVFGYMNPPECPS
- the LOC117144079 gene encoding probable sodium/potassium/calcium exchanger CG1090 isoform X2; amino-acid sequence: MIVRSRSRRARMWNMGLLFLIYYCVSIYSAKGDTKDGQALPLDVGALAEDAGDAEANGEDTPERNTEGSSVLDTTPAFEPQATTQSTPIHGAVPTWRPKRDNCTPPAIEQFPQPLMNKWARQHGGLILHILVAVFTFFGLAIVCDEYFVASLDRLCEELKLSPDVAGATFMAAGSSAPELATVVIGVFFAKDDIGISGVIGSAVFNIMFVISVCALCSGTVCQLNWWPLVRDCFFYCVSILVMLIIIFNDVISCFESVVMLLCYVGYCVALHFNTELERWALGLNLPFKLPSKEEQSALVTYKNVPEGSYTQESVQTQGQKATDDSETRSAKPQSDYQNYGDPNPTWDPNAAWGDESQPNPVANPPPVDDWGMGHSGQENMGYHADQPESVVTGDVPAAAAKSGGQVVSTQATSAGGNDYYKSTDKQREPRRDPLLRPMEGGLPALVSWYVVYPIHFLCKKTMPDCRQEQYRNWYPFTFLMSMVWISFYSYFMVWMITVIGSTLAIPDTVMGLTFVAAGVSVPDALSSIAVIKEGFGDMAVSNAIGSNVFDILVCLGLPWFIQTAIIKPGSHVNVISKGLAYSTLSLFSTVVFLILSTHLNGWKLDKRLGIILMVWYLFFITLASLYELNVFGYMNPPECPSTY